A region of Gottschalkia purinilytica DNA encodes the following proteins:
- a CDS encoding DUF3866 family protein: MSRAVNYNELTGNVQIGDTVILNTTAVELSLGTGGQHFVIHNNRVKESKLEGKGHIMKLRYTPIQMKCFAAEEQESPYHEKIKQFESLEGSLFIVGTLHSMLAPVAAMIKYIDPSVKINYIMTDAGALPIHFSKTVKDLKAKGIIENTITVGHSFGGDMECVNIYTGIIASKEVLNSDITIITMGPGIVGTDTKYGFTGIEQGYIIDAINSLGGTSIAIPRISFADKRERHKGISHHSITILNEIVKSRTNVVMPKINDENMKYLNKQITDVNLDDKHRIIYEDGEQIKEALNKYNLKIKTMGRGYEEDKEFFTTLGAVGKSAINLLKDRL; this comes from the coding sequence ATTTCAAGAGCGGTTAACTATAATGAACTTACAGGAAATGTACAAATAGGTGATACTGTTATATTAAATACGACGGCAGTAGAATTAAGCTTAGGAACAGGTGGTCAACATTTTGTCATTCACAACAATAGAGTAAAGGAATCTAAACTAGAGGGCAAAGGACACATTATGAAATTAAGATACACACCTATTCAAATGAAATGCTTTGCTGCTGAAGAGCAAGAAAGTCCTTATCATGAGAAAATAAAACAATTTGAGTCTTTAGAAGGTTCTCTTTTTATAGTAGGAACTCTTCATAGTATGTTAGCTCCAGTTGCAGCTATGATAAAATATATTGATCCATCAGTTAAAATAAATTATATAATGACAGATGCAGGAGCACTACCTATACATTTTAGTAAAACAGTAAAAGATTTAAAAGCCAAAGGAATAATAGAAAATACGATTACTGTAGGACATTCTTTTGGAGGAGATATGGAATGTGTAAATATATATACTGGAATAATTGCATCAAAAGAAGTTCTTAATAGTGATATTACTATTATAACTATGGGTCCAGGTATTGTTGGAACAGATACAAAGTATGGGTTTACTGGGATAGAGCAAGGATATATAATTGATGCCATAAATAGTTTAGGAGGAACTAGTATAGCAATTCCTAGAATTAGTTTTGCAGACAAGAGAGAAAGACATAAAGGAATAAGTCATCATAGCATAACTATACTTAATGAAATAGTTAAGTCTAGGACTAATGTTGTAATGCCAAAGATCAATGATGAAAATATGAAATATCTAAATAAACAAATAACAGATGTTAATTTAGATGATAAACACAGAATCATATATGAAGATGGTGAACAAATAAAAGAAGCACTAAATAAATATAATTTAAAAATTAAAACAATGGGAAGAGGATATGAAGAAGATAAAGAGTTCTTTACTACGTTAGGTGCTGTAGGCAAAAGTGCAATTAATCTTTTAAAAGATCGTCTATAA